From the Pirellulales bacterium genome, one window contains:
- a CDS encoding tetratricopeptide repeat protein: AVPRAVPRTKERWRVVDGRILAVVGSAALTLALACCLLDIHRLAAYQDGITLWKDTIETQPGDGVAHNNLGHVLSKADRFQEAKEQFQEALKINPKDAAAHGNLGLMLMQSDELQPAIEQFRQALQLDSDYSEAGSNLGVALMRLDRTQEAIDQLCKTLRNDPYCAAAHSNLGVALGNMGRTQEAMKQFQLAEQLNPLDANTYFYLALANSQLNHSAAAQAAAQKAAELARSQGQTALAQKIAAWLLNYQGGPRPERKDR, from the coding sequence CGCTGTCCCGCGTGCTGTACCCCGAACGAAGGAGCGATGGCGGGTTGTCGACGGGCGCATTCTGGCCGTCGTCGGCTCGGCCGCGCTGACCCTGGCGCTGGCCTGCTGCCTGCTCGACATCCACCGCCTGGCCGCTTATCAGGACGGCATCACACTGTGGAAAGATACGATTGAAACCCAGCCTGGTGATGGCGTCGCGCACAATAATCTCGGCCATGTGTTATCGAAGGCTGACCGGTTTCAGGAAGCCAAGGAACAATTTCAAGAGGCACTGAAAATCAATCCCAAAGACGCTGCGGCCCACGGCAATTTAGGGTTGATGCTGATGCAATCGGACGAATTGCAACCGGCCATTGAACAATTCAGACAAGCCCTACAACTCGATAGCGATTACAGCGAGGCGGGCAGTAATTTGGGCGTGGCATTGATGAGGCTGGATCGGACGCAGGAGGCGATCGATCAACTCTGCAAAACGCTCCGAAACGATCCCTACTGTGCGGCGGCACATAGTAATTTGGGAGTAGCCCTGGGTAACATGGGACGGACCCAGGAGGCGATGAAACAGTTTCAACTGGCCGAGCAATTAAATCCTCTTGACGCCAATACCTATTTTTATTTGGCGTTGGCGAATTCTCAATTGAACCATTCAGCAGCGGCTCAGGCGGCGGCGCAAAAGGCTGCCGAGTTGGCGCGCTCGCAAGGCCAGACAGCGCTGGCCCAGAAGATTGCAGCATGGCTGCTGAATTACCAAGGCGGTCCAAGACCAGAGCGAAAAGACCGCTAA
- a CDS encoding tetratricopeptide repeat protein, producing the protein MSTQYCKAHFALALAMVALLPRILERAAQAQTTPAVGTSSGAVPSATSSGVTSPPTNPFTSDWLIGNSVSDASSPQYQEVNDAITRFRNQDISGARELLSRVREKNPKIPPVEVMMARLWAAAGQFNNVHAELEKAVMAYPNDPDAYLYFSELALAEHRVTDAESDLLQAKSLIEKISESSKRKRNFDIRLNSGLAAVAENRNQWETALPYLKSWMDLDPDNALVHARMGRTLFELGKPKEAYNEYEAAQKIDSKSINPYIALAGLYEQAKDHDNATKSISYAVQKNPKDPVVQLQAARWGMATNQLNEAQKYADAALKIDPKSLDAKILLGEIARITGDLTTAETLLEQAVAQAPLNIEASNQLALVLIEQNDKDKKDRAQQIAELDLRATTQGDRANPEIAATYAWVLYKLGDTAKAEEILNKVLATGSISPDTAFYVGKILQDRGKTDVAINVLEQALTSPAPFAQRQATAELLSQLKKEKEQKDKDKDKSGATVPSGGSK; encoded by the coding sequence ATGTCTACACAGTATTGCAAAGCTCATTTTGCGTTGGCCCTGGCCATGGTGGCGCTATTGCCAAGGATTCTGGAACGTGCGGCTCAGGCGCAAACCACGCCGGCGGTTGGCACATCATCGGGCGCGGTACCATCGGCCACCTCCTCTGGAGTTACTTCACCGCCCACGAATCCATTTACCTCGGATTGGCTCATCGGCAACTCGGTATCGGATGCGAGCAGTCCGCAGTACCAAGAAGTGAACGATGCCATTACCCGGTTTCGTAATCAAGACATCTCCGGGGCACGCGAACTATTGAGCCGGGTCCGGGAGAAAAACCCGAAAATCCCACCCGTGGAAGTTATGATGGCCCGGCTGTGGGCTGCGGCTGGTCAGTTTAATAATGTTCACGCCGAATTGGAAAAAGCCGTGATGGCTTATCCCAATGACCCTGATGCCTATCTGTATTTTTCCGAACTGGCCCTGGCAGAACATCGAGTGACGGACGCCGAATCGGACTTGTTGCAAGCCAAATCGTTGATTGAAAAAATCAGCGAAAGTTCAAAGCGGAAGCGAAATTTCGATATTCGATTGAATTCTGGGTTGGCCGCTGTAGCGGAAAACCGCAACCAGTGGGAAACAGCGCTACCTTATTTGAAATCGTGGATGGATTTAGACCCCGACAATGCGCTGGTTCATGCGCGCATGGGCCGCACCTTATTCGAACTTGGCAAACCTAAGGAAGCTTACAACGAATATGAAGCGGCGCAGAAAATCGATTCGAAATCGATCAACCCTTATATTGCGTTAGCCGGATTGTACGAACAAGCGAAGGATCACGACAACGCCACCAAATCGATCAGTTACGCCGTGCAGAAGAATCCCAAGGACCCGGTCGTGCAATTACAGGCGGCTCGTTGGGGAATGGCCACCAATCAACTCAATGAAGCGCAAAAGTACGCTGACGCAGCGCTGAAGATCGATCCCAAATCACTTGACGCCAAGATTCTCCTCGGCGAAATCGCGCGTATCACCGGCGACTTGACCACAGCCGAAACGTTGCTGGAGCAAGCCGTGGCCCAGGCCCCACTGAACATTGAAGCGAGCAATCAGCTGGCCCTCGTTTTGATCGAACAAAACGATAAAGACAAAAAGGACCGTGCCCAGCAAATCGCGGAACTCGATCTTCGGGCCACCACGCAAGGCGATCGGGCTAACCCGGAAATCGCCGCCACCTACGCTTGGGTGTTATACAAGTTGGGCGACACGGCAAAAGCCGAGGAAATTTTGAATAAAGTCCTCGCCACGGGCAGCATCAGCCCCGACACTGCTTTTTACGTGGGAAAAATCTTGCAAGATCGCGGCAAAACCGATGTGGCAATCAACGTGTTGGAACAGGCTTTGACCAGTCCCGCACCGTTTGCTCAGCGCCAGGCCACAGCCGAATTGCTCTCTCAGTTGAAGAAGGAAAAAGAGCAAAAGGATAAGGATAAAGACAAGAGCGGCGCCACAGTTCCCTCTGGCGGTAGTAAGTAA
- a CDS encoding YqgE/AlgH family protein, with protein sequence MSFLQGHLLVASPKLGDPNFFRSVVLVVRHNEEGAFGLILNRPSDTPLKHIWDKVSTTPCETDAVIHHGGPCPGPLMAIHTEEFLAESEVLPNLYFAADKEKLEHLVLKPSKAARFYAGYAGWQSGQLEAEMKEGAWFNSPAQQEHAFWPQDDLWEEVCRVLSATTRIAGIKLKHQPSDPSLN encoded by the coding sequence ATGTCGTTTCTTCAGGGACATTTGCTCGTGGCTTCACCGAAGCTGGGGGATCCGAATTTCTTTCGGTCCGTGGTGCTCGTGGTGCGGCACAACGAAGAGGGAGCGTTTGGTTTGATTCTGAATCGCCCAAGCGACACTCCTTTAAAACATATTTGGGATAAGGTGAGCACAACACCCTGCGAAACTGACGCCGTCATTCATCACGGCGGCCCGTGCCCGGGCCCGCTGATGGCCATTCACACCGAAGAGTTTTTGGCGGAAAGCGAAGTGCTGCCGAATCTCTACTTTGCGGCCGATAAAGAAAAACTGGAGCATTTGGTGCTCAAACCGAGTAAAGCGGCCCGATTCTACGCTGGTTATGCGGGCTGGCAGTCCGGTCAATTGGAAGCGGAAATGAAGGAAGGGGCTTGGTTCAATTCGCCCGCACAACAGGAGCATGCCTTTTGGCCACAAGATGATTTATGGGAAGAGGTCTGCCGCGTGCTGTCGGCCACCACGCGGATTGCGGGCATTAAGCTGAAGCACCAACCGTCCGATCCGTCGCTGAATTAA
- a CDS encoding formyl transferase, translating to MLLGIYARCAMRPAAQASDAWREEQSARNYQPRCPQLAVTSINDEAVVGLLQQSRPDLVLVWGTSIIRRTVLQAAGCFVNVHAGITPLYRGAHGAFWAAMNNDQAHLGITLHRVDEGIDTGRILQQTLVSFDPANDNLLTLAAKQTVAGAQTAIQWLLEHRLDFATDPGVAPPQGKSKLYYSPGFSDYRRFERLMRRGRMADSHL from the coding sequence ATGCTTCTGGGAATTTACGCCCGTTGTGCCATGCGCCCGGCAGCTCAGGCTTCTGATGCCTGGCGCGAAGAGCAATCGGCCCGAAATTATCAACCGCGCTGTCCGCAGTTAGCGGTGACTTCGATAAATGACGAGGCGGTCGTCGGGCTGTTGCAACAATCCCGCCCCGACCTTGTTTTGGTCTGGGGAACTTCCATTATTCGCCGAACTGTGCTCCAGGCAGCGGGCTGTTTTGTGAATGTGCATGCGGGTATTACCCCACTGTATCGCGGGGCACATGGCGCCTTCTGGGCGGCGATGAACAATGACCAAGCTCACTTGGGCATTACGTTACACCGGGTGGACGAGGGCATCGACACAGGCCGCATTTTGCAGCAGACGCTGGTGTCGTTTGATCCGGCGAACGACAACCTGCTAACCTTGGCTGCCAAGCAAACGGTGGCAGGCGCACAAACTGCCATACAATGGCTGCTGGAACACCGGCTTGATTTTGCTACCGACCCCGGCGTGGCTCCGCCACAAGGTAAAAGCAAACTGTATTACTCGCCTGGTTTCAGCGATTACCGCCGCTTCGAACGGCTTATGCGGCGCGGCCGAATGGCCGATTCGCATCTGTGA